In Rana temporaria chromosome 3, aRanTem1.1, whole genome shotgun sequence, a single window of DNA contains:
- the LOC120930383 gene encoding chloride anion exchanger-like translates to MTENIRSYYMVTRPIYSENAFSAKHKKVIRYHKTLLDHLKECFRCPTGTVKRIIFNLIPIAAWLPMYNLKEWLLGDMISGISTGMVSVLQGLAFALLVNVSPVYGLYSAFYPTLIYIFLGTSKHISVGPFPVLSLMVGSAVMRLVPDPVDEDGTVNYNVLNNTDELTIAEQRVLVAASVTVLVGIFQLVFGLLHAGFIVIYLSDPLISGFTTAAAIHVLVSQLKFVLGLKISNFSGPLSLFFTLEDIFQKINNTNIADLATSIIIMVVVLIVKELNDRYQIKIPIPAELIMTILATGISYAFDFSRKFHVQIIGELESGYQPPITPSISIFEECMIEAFTIAIVAFAIGFSVARVYSNKHDYPINGNQELVAFGLGNIVCGFFKGFAVSTALSRSAVQESTGGKSQVR, encoded by the exons ATGACTGAGAACATAAGAAGTTACTACATGGTGACCAGGCCCATATACTCCGAAAATGCTTTCTCTGCAAAGCATAAAAAAGTTATCAGGTATCATAAAACTCTTCTGGACCACCTCAAGGAGTGCTTTCG aTGCCCCACGGGTACAGTAAAGAGAATTATATTTAATTTGATACCAATTGCTGCTTGGCTGCCCATGTACAATCTGAAGGAATGGCTCCTCGGTGACATGATCTCTGGcatcagcacaggaatggtgtcTGTTTTGCAAG GCTTGGCATTTGCTCTTCTGGTAAATGTTTCCCCAGTTTATGGACTCTATTCGGCTTTTTATCccacattaatatatattttccttgGAACATCTAAACATATCTCTGTCG GTCCATTCCCTGTGTTAAGCTTGATGGTAGGGTCAGCTGTGATGAGGTTAGTCCCAGATCCTGTCGATGAGGATGGAACAGTGAATTATAATGTACTAAATAACACAGACGAATTGACAATTGCTGAACAAAGAGTTCTTGTTGCTGCATCTGTTACAGTACTTGTTGGTATATTCCAG CTGGTGTTTGGATTGTTACATGCAGGGTTTATAGTTATTTACCTGTCAGACCCTCTCATAAGTGGTTTTACTACTGCAGCTGCTATACATGTTCTAGTGTCCCAGCTTAAGTTTGTACTTGGACTAAAGATATCAAACTTCAGTGGACCTTTGTCACTGTTTTTC ACACTAGAGGACATCTTTCAGAAGATAAATAATACAAACATCGCTGACCTTGCTACATCAATCATCATTATGGTTGTGGTCCTTATTGTTAAAGAACTGAATGATCGATATCAGATAAAAATACCCATCCCCGCTGAGCTAATAATg ACCATTTTAGCAACTGGCATATCATATGCATTTGACTTCAGTAGAAAATTTCATGTACAGATAATTGGAGAATTAGAAAGTGG ATATCAGCCTCCCATAACACCAAGCATATCCATTTTCGAAGAATGTATGATTGAGGCCTTTACTATTGCTATCGTGGCCTTTGCCATTGgattttctgttgccagagtctATTCAAACAAACACGATTACCCAATAAATGGAAACCAg GAATTAGTGGCATTTGGATTAGGGAACATAGTTTGTGGCTTTTTCAAAGGTTTTGCTGTTAGCACAGCCCTGTCAAGGTCAGCTGTCCAGGAAAGCACTGGAGGGAAATCTCAGGTACGGTAA